A single Acidobacteriota bacterium DNA region contains:
- a CDS encoding sulfatase produces the protein MLSRRELLGGLGLGALAAGCAGSREPRAAGPNVLMISIDDLNDWIGVLDGHPQTLTPNIDALAGRGVTFRRAYCQTPACNPSRASLMTGRRPTTSGCYANGDVWRDAMPLAVTLPQHFMQHGYEALGGGKTFHQSQNEAASWHYYHSFRGFLWPPDYPLNQLDRGGFDWGALDIDDEDTTDTQLANWAAEYLSRDHSGPFFLACGFYRPHAPFYAPKKYFDKFPEAEIELPPYLANDLDDVPESAPTERGLEDHELVTATGQWRRAVAAYLACINFTDANVGRVLKALDEGPHAENTVIVLWTDHGWQLGEKNQWRKYTLWERSCRVPIIFAGPGIEAEGAFCDRTAELLDIYPTLADLAGLPGREDLDGESLRPLLENPEAEWDHPAITSDAPDRSSIRTERWRYTTYPDGEELYDHDSDPNEWRNLASLPEHAETKQRLRAMLPRNPSRKEVLQVSDQPEEERRLTELLPGRSHRAGAANDVGLDPAPPY, from the coding sequence GTGCTCTCGCGACGCGAACTGCTCGGGGGCCTGGGGCTCGGCGCGCTGGCCGCGGGCTGCGCAGGCAGTCGAGAGCCGCGCGCGGCTGGCCCGAACGTCCTGATGATCTCGATCGACGATCTGAACGACTGGATCGGCGTCCTCGACGGTCACCCGCAGACGCTCACGCCGAACATCGACGCGCTCGCCGGGCGCGGGGTGACCTTCCGACGGGCCTACTGCCAGACGCCCGCCTGCAACCCCTCCCGGGCGAGTCTGATGACCGGCCGGCGCCCGACGACGTCCGGCTGCTACGCCAACGGCGACGTCTGGCGCGACGCCATGCCGCTGGCCGTCACTCTGCCGCAGCACTTCATGCAGCACGGCTATGAAGCCCTCGGCGGCGGCAAGACGTTTCACCAAAGCCAGAACGAGGCCGCTTCGTGGCACTACTACCACAGCTTCCGCGGCTTCCTGTGGCCCCCCGACTACCCCTTGAACCAGCTCGACCGCGGCGGCTTCGACTGGGGCGCCCTCGACATCGACGACGAAGACACGACCGACACACAGCTCGCGAACTGGGCGGCTGAGTACCTGTCGAGAGACCACTCGGGGCCGTTCTTCCTGGCCTGCGGCTTCTATCGCCCGCACGCGCCCTTCTACGCGCCGAAGAAGTACTTCGACAAGTTCCCCGAGGCCGAGATCGAGTTGCCGCCCTACCTCGCGAACGACCTCGACGACGTGCCGGAGTCCGCACCCACGGAGCGCGGTCTGGAAGACCACGAGCTGGTGACGGCGACGGGGCAGTGGCGGCGCGCCGTCGCGGCCTATCTGGCGTGCATCAACTTCACCGATGCGAACGTGGGGCGGGTGCTGAAAGCACTCGACGAAGGGCCGCACGCGGAGAACACGGTCATCGTCCTGTGGACCGACCACGGCTGGCAACTCGGCGAGAAGAACCAGTGGCGCAAGTACACGCTCTGGGAGCGCTCCTGCCGCGTGCCGATCATCTTCGCCGGCCCCGGGATCGAGGCGGAGGGAGCATTCTGCGACCGGACCGCCGAGCTGCTCGACATCTACCCCACCCTGGCGGACCTCGCCGGGCTCCCCGGGCGCGAGGACCTCGACGGCGAGAGCCTGCGGCCACTGCTCGAAAACCCCGAGGCAGAGTGGGATCACCCCGCGATCACCTCCGACGCGCCGGACAGAAGCTCGATCCGCACCGAGCGCTGGCGCTACACCACCTATCCCGACGGGGAAGAGCTCTACGACCACGACAGCGATCCGAACGAGTGGCGCAATCTGGCGAGCCTCCCCGAGCACGCTGAGACGAAGCAGCGGCTCCGGGCCATGCTGCCGCGGAACCCTTCGCGCAAGGAGGTGCTGCAGGTCTCCGATCAGCCCGAGGAAGAGCGTCGCCTCACCGAGCTCCTGCCGGGCCGCTCCCACCGGGCCGGCGCGGCGAACGACGTCGGGCTCGATCCGGCACCGCCCTACTAG
- a CDS encoding sulfite exporter TauE/SafE family protein translates to MLGPLEITVTALLLMAAGFLIGVVGFGFGLVTSPVLLLFLDPQTVVVTINAVAIVAFGLLFIETRHHVRYRELTPTAAAGALGVPFGVHALDALNPSVLRSGICALVLVLTVVVIVKTEWLIPKPRISGPILGFGVAAMVTGLSIGGPLFVLFLIGLGMERRGVQAGMAFFFTVMYCTAAIGYFVQGLFTVERLILIAAVTPGVVFGYWLSVRFAGRMNERTFRHLVVVVIVVTSVMVLAREVSAFLVD, encoded by the coding sequence TTGCTAGGCCCTCTAGAGATCACCGTCACGGCCTTGCTGCTCATGGCCGCCGGGTTCCTGATCGGCGTGGTGGGCTTCGGCTTCGGCCTCGTGACTTCGCCGGTGCTGCTGCTGTTCCTGGATCCTCAGACCGTGGTCGTGACGATCAACGCAGTGGCGATCGTCGCCTTCGGACTTCTGTTCATAGAGACACGTCACCACGTCCGCTATCGCGAGCTCACGCCGACCGCGGCGGCAGGCGCGTTGGGTGTGCCCTTCGGCGTGCATGCCCTGGACGCGCTCAACCCGTCAGTGCTTCGATCCGGCATATGTGCCCTCGTGCTGGTCCTCACCGTGGTTGTCATAGTCAAGACGGAGTGGCTCATTCCGAAACCACGGATCTCAGGTCCGATCCTGGGCTTTGGAGTGGCCGCCATGGTTACGGGGCTCAGCATTGGCGGTCCGCTGTTCGTCCTGTTCCTCATCGGTCTGGGCATGGAGCGCCGGGGGGTCCAGGCGGGCATGGCCTTCTTCTTCACCGTCATGTACTGCACTGCCGCCATCGGATACTTCGTCCAGGGGCTCTTTACGGTCGAGCGCCTCATCCTGATCGCCGCTGTGACTCCGGGCGTGGTCTTCGGATACTGGCTCTCCGTCCGCTTCGCCGGACGGATGAACGAGAGGACTTTTCGACACCTGGTTGTCGTGGTGATCGTCGTCACCAGCGTGATGGTGCTGGCCAGAGAGGTGAGCGCCTTCCTGGTTGATTGA
- a CDS encoding acyl-CoA dehydrogenase family protein, with translation MTRHTYTDTVDHLVARLQEDAAARDLAAGTPLEARRMLRESGLLNLTIPRRFGGDGESWLAALDVTRSIAAADSSIAHLLSYHFLGVLIPALLGSEAQRDYYYRETVVNGWFWANAMNPRDRRTELTRLEDGAYRLDGVKSFCSGSVDSDMLPVTARFDGSEELLAVMVPTRRKGVHVKGDWDCMGQRQTDSGAVTFDGVAVTDQEILRLPKDPHHRVRTTLRVCINQLVFTNIYIGIARGALSQAVAYVRRKSQGWGPPPAAPVSEDPYVLGHFGEMAVQLQAAEALVDRANGVLQDGWDVGTELSEDHRGRIAVAIAASKVAATKACLDISSRMFDVMGARATLGPLRNDRFWRNARTFTLHDPIDYKVRDVGNWALNEVLPAPGFYG, from the coding sequence ATGACACGTCATACATACACCGACACAGTAGACCACCTCGTTGCACGGCTGCAGGAGGACGCAGCCGCCAGAGATCTGGCTGCAGGGACGCCCCTCGAGGCCCGCCGCATGTTGCGCGAGAGCGGCCTGCTCAACCTCACCATTCCTCGACGGTTCGGCGGGGATGGGGAGAGCTGGCTCGCGGCCCTCGACGTAACCAGGTCAATCGCGGCCGCAGACAGTTCTATTGCCCACCTGCTCTCCTACCACTTCCTGGGTGTACTGATCCCAGCACTTCTGGGGTCGGAAGCCCAGCGCGACTACTACTATCGAGAAACGGTTGTCAACGGTTGGTTCTGGGCCAACGCGATGAACCCCCGGGACCGGCGCACTGAACTGACACGGTTAGAGGATGGTGCTTACCGGCTGGACGGCGTCAAGAGCTTCTGCAGCGGATCGGTCGACTCGGACATGCTTCCCGTTACGGCCCGCTTTGACGGTTCGGAAGAACTCCTGGCCGTCATGGTCCCGACCAGGCGAAAGGGAGTCCACGTCAAAGGCGACTGGGATTGCATGGGGCAGAGGCAAACCGACAGCGGCGCCGTGACCTTCGACGGGGTTGCCGTCACCGATCAGGAGATTCTCCGGCTTCCAAAGGACCCGCACCACCGGGTGCGGACCACACTGCGGGTCTGCATCAATCAACTCGTCTTCACCAACATCTATATCGGCATCGCCAGAGGCGCCCTCTCACAGGCCGTCGCCTACGTGCGTCGAAAGTCGCAAGGCTGGGGTCCGCCCCCTGCAGCGCCGGTTTCGGAGGACCCGTACGTGCTGGGCCACTTCGGCGAGATGGCAGTCCAGCTACAAGCTGCCGAAGCTCTCGTTGACCGCGCAAACGGTGTGCTGCAGGACGGTTGGGACGTCGGCACGGAGCTTTCTGAAGATCACCGAGGAAGGATCGCGGTCGCTATTGCAGCGTCCAAGGTGGCGGCAACGAAGGCCTGCCTGGACATCTCCTCGCGCATGTTCGACGTCATGGGCGCCAGGGCGACTCTCGGCCCCTTGCGCAACGATCGGTTCTGGCGCAATGCGCGCACCTTTACCTTGCACGACCCCATTGACTACAAGGTCCGTGACGTGGGCAATTGGGCGTTGAATGAGGTTCTTCCGGCTCCGGGGTTCTACGGCTGA
- a CDS encoding DUF3604 domain-containing protein yields MRPPRLLLPAILGILPTVAPLSPAAGEERSAFFGDIHVHTAYSFDAFSFATRTTADDAYSFAAGEAILHPSGNEIQLDRPLDFYAVTDHAAYLGVLRALADPGHPLADDPDVERYVDPTTVKARGGYLPGASDFVAGHADPEVVRTAWEEIVAAAERHYRPGTLTTFIAYEYTPSRDGGNLHRNVIFRGGTAPREPFSRLDSPNPEDLWSWMDRLRDQGIEALAIPHNSNGSDGWMFQTETFAGGPLDADYATKRMRNEPLVEITQVKGTSETHPVLSPNDEWADFEIFPFRVGQWARSRPRGSYVRQALLDGIAFQSREGFNPYRLGFVGASDTHNSGFVFDEEKHTGKVGVHDFDPVSRGSVPVDIVDGVPTYREVFRRFYSNSGLTGVWAEENSREAIYGALRRKETFATSGTRIRLRTFAGYGLPDDLHLRDDMAAVGYERGVAMGGELDADQDGNPTFAVRALRDPSGAPLQRLQIVKGWVKDGDQHEQVFDVACSDGLQPDPGTHRCPDNGAAVDLSNCAISQDAGDAELGATWSDPGFDPGQHAFYYVRVLENPTCRWSTWDAVKAGVAPRVSLPATIQERAWSSPIWIAPGS; encoded by the coding sequence ATGCGACCTCCTCGACTCCTTCTCCCGGCGATCCTGGGGATTCTCCCAACGGTCGCGCCGCTCTCGCCTGCCGCAGGCGAGGAGCGCTCGGCGTTCTTCGGTGACATCCACGTGCACACCGCCTACTCGTTCGACGCCTTCTCGTTCGCCACGCGGACGACCGCCGACGACGCGTACAGTTTCGCCGCCGGAGAGGCGATTCTGCATCCCTCGGGAAACGAGATCCAGCTCGACCGGCCCCTCGACTTCTACGCCGTGACGGACCACGCGGCGTACCTGGGGGTCCTGCGCGCCCTCGCCGACCCCGGCCACCCGCTGGCGGACGACCCGGACGTCGAGCGCTACGTCGACCCGACCACTGTGAAGGCGCGGGGAGGCTACCTGCCGGGCGCCTCGGACTTCGTGGCCGGGCACGCGGATCCCGAAGTGGTGCGGACGGCCTGGGAGGAGATCGTCGCCGCCGCGGAACGCCACTACCGGCCGGGCACCCTGACGACCTTCATCGCCTACGAGTACACCCCCTCGCGGGACGGCGGCAACCTGCACCGGAACGTGATCTTCAGGGGCGGCACAGCACCCCGGGAACCCTTCAGCCGACTCGATTCGCCGAATCCCGAGGACCTCTGGAGCTGGATGGATCGGCTGCGTGACCAGGGCATCGAGGCGCTGGCGATCCCGCACAACTCGAACGGCTCGGACGGCTGGATGTTCCAGACCGAGACGTTCGCCGGCGGCCCGCTCGACGCCGACTACGCGACGAAGCGGATGCGCAACGAGCCACTCGTCGAGATCACGCAGGTCAAGGGCACCTCGGAGACTCATCCCGTTCTGTCGCCCAACGACGAGTGGGCCGACTTCGAGATCTTCCCGTTTCGCGTCGGCCAGTGGGCCAGGAGCCGACCCAGGGGCAGCTACGTCCGCCAGGCGCTGCTGGACGGCATCGCGTTTCAGAGCCGGGAGGGCTTCAACCCGTATCGACTGGGGTTCGTCGGTGCCAGCGACACCCACAACTCGGGGTTTGTGTTCGACGAGGAGAAGCACACCGGCAAGGTCGGCGTGCATGACTTCGACCCGGTCAGCAGGGGCTCGGTCCCGGTCGACATCGTCGACGGCGTACCGACGTATCGCGAGGTCTTCCGCCGCTTCTACAGCAACTCGGGCCTCACCGGCGTCTGGGCCGAGGAGAACAGCCGGGAGGCCATCTACGGGGCCCTGCGTCGCAAGGAAACCTTCGCCACCTCGGGCACTCGCATCCGGTTGCGGACGTTCGCCGGCTACGGCCTGCCCGACGACCTTCACCTCCGTGACGACATGGCGGCGGTGGGCTACGAGCGTGGCGTCGCCATGGGAGGCGAACTCGATGCCGATCAAGACGGCAACCCGACGTTCGCGGTCCGCGCACTGCGCGATCCGTCCGGCGCCCCGCTCCAGCGTCTCCAGATCGTCAAGGGCTGGGTCAAGGACGGCGATCAGCACGAGCAGGTCTTCGACGTCGCCTGCTCCGACGGGCTGCAACCGGATCCCGGGACCCACCGCTGTCCGGACAACGGCGCCGCCGTCGACCTGTCCAACTGCGCCATCAGCCAGGACGCCGGCGACGCCGAACTGGGAGCGACCTGGAGCGATCCCGGCTTCGACCCCGGGCAGCACGCGTTCTACTACGTTCGCGTCCTGGAGAACCCGACATGCCGCTGGTCGACGTGGGATGCCGTGAAAGCCGGAGTTGCGCCGCGCGTATCGCTGCCGGCGACGATCCAGGAGCGCGCCTGGTCGTCGCCGATCTGGATCGCTCCCGGCAGCTAG
- a CDS encoding PQQ-binding-like beta-propeller repeat protein, translated as MTGRLMALLACVAFLLAGATQARADDWPEFRGEGRLGVWHETGILEEFPAEGLKALWRTPIKAGFAGPAVADGRVFITDFEATHGMRGTERALALDEATGRVLWTQEWEADYAGIQWETGPGATPTVDGDRVYTLGRTGVLSAFDVETGALLWRKDYAVDYGVDRLQWGFDWGFASAPLVDGPRLIGFVGGPENARVVAFDKMTGEEIWRALDSEADLGVAQPIIIEAGGARQLIVWNPEEVVSLDPSNGEFYWRQPYTVGGAMTVATPVQVGSQLFFTTFYDGPLMLTLNQDRPGATVAWKGSSNSEIQTDGLHAVLATPIIDGGTIYGICSYGQLRGLNAETGERLWETQEATGERRRWVSGFLVQNGDRVFINNDRGDLIIARLSPSGYEEVSRTHLITPTSRPGNRRELRYVSWVHPAYANKHVYIRNDEEMISVSLNATDYQ; from the coding sequence ATGACCGGACGACTCATGGCGCTTCTGGCGTGTGTCGCATTCCTCCTGGCGGGTGCGACCCAGGCGCGTGCCGATGACTGGCCGGAGTTTCGAGGCGAGGGCCGCCTCGGCGTCTGGCACGAGACCGGGATCCTGGAGGAGTTCCCCGCCGAGGGCCTGAAGGCGCTCTGGCGGACTCCGATCAAGGCGGGGTTCGCGGGCCCCGCCGTGGCCGACGGCCGCGTCTTCATCACCGACTTCGAAGCCACGCACGGAATGCGCGGAACCGAGCGAGCGCTCGCGCTCGATGAGGCGACCGGTCGTGTCCTCTGGACTCAGGAATGGGAGGCGGACTACGCCGGGATTCAGTGGGAAACAGGTCCCGGCGCGACCCCGACGGTCGATGGGGACCGCGTCTACACCCTGGGGCGCACGGGCGTCCTGTCGGCGTTCGACGTGGAGACCGGCGCCCTCCTCTGGCGAAAGGACTACGCCGTGGACTACGGCGTCGACCGCTTGCAGTGGGGGTTCGACTGGGGCTTCGCCAGCGCACCGCTGGTCGACGGCCCGCGGCTCATCGGCTTTGTCGGCGGGCCGGAGAACGCACGGGTCGTCGCCTTCGACAAGATGACCGGCGAGGAGATCTGGCGGGCGCTCGACAGCGAAGCGGACCTCGGCGTCGCGCAGCCGATCATCATCGAGGCCGGCGGCGCGCGGCAGCTCATCGTCTGGAATCCGGAAGAGGTCGTCTCACTCGATCCGAGCAACGGCGAGTTCTACTGGCGGCAGCCCTACACGGTTGGCGGCGCGATGACCGTCGCGACGCCGGTGCAGGTCGGATCGCAACTGTTCTTCACGACGTTCTACGACGGACCCCTGATGCTGACGCTCAACCAGGACAGGCCCGGCGCCACCGTAGCCTGGAAGGGCTCGAGCAACAGCGAGATCCAGACCGACGGACTGCACGCCGTGCTGGCGACGCCGATCATCGACGGCGGGACCATCTACGGCATCTGCAGCTACGGCCAGCTACGCGGCCTGAACGCCGAGACGGGCGAGCGCCTCTGGGAAACGCAGGAAGCGACCGGAGAACGACGGCGCTGGGTCTCTGGGTTCCTCGTCCAGAACGGCGACCGAGTCTTCATCAACAACGATCGCGGCGACCTGATCATCGCCAGACTGAGTCCCTCCGGCTACGAGGAAGTCAGCCGGACGCACCTCATCACCCCCACGTCGAGACCTGGCAACCGGCGGGAGCTGCGCTACGTGAGCTGGGTTCACCCGGCTTACGCCAACAAGCACGTCTACATCAGAAACGACGAGGAGATGATCTCCGTGTCGTTGAACGCGACGGACTACCAGTGA
- a CDS encoding MBL fold metallo-hydrolase yields MKRCVRLDVRLVALSLVSLAALPANGHAQEPKTVRIDTLGVMDTLYHLSGGGANSLALIDEINGGVVLIDTKRPGWGQAVRDALDGVTDLPVTTIINTSAHPDHAGSNGEFGSAALIVAHENTKANMARMDLYSGANAASLTTTTFVDRFSLLEDIDRVELYYFGPAHTDGDIIVVFPAKGVAYMGGLFPSKATPVIDRQNGGSGVAFPDTLAKAVAGIPGVSRVITGHGEAPVTYAGRGRRETGADRPWTGFMTWEDLKEYADFNRDFLAATEEAFRAGLSVDEAAATLDLPERYGDYGMEHARANIEAIYDELANR; encoded by the coding sequence ATGAAACGGTGCGTGAGACTGGACGTGAGGCTCGTGGCTCTGTCGCTGGTTTCGCTCGCGGCTCTACCAGCGAACGGCCACGCGCAGGAGCCGAAGACGGTCCGCATCGACACCCTGGGCGTGATGGACACGCTCTACCACCTGTCGGGCGGCGGGGCCAACTCGCTGGCGCTGATAGACGAGATCAACGGCGGCGTCGTGTTGATCGACACGAAGCGCCCGGGATGGGGCCAGGCGGTGCGGGACGCCCTCGACGGGGTGACCGATCTTCCGGTCACGACGATCATCAACACCAGCGCGCATCCGGATCATGCCGGCAGCAACGGCGAATTCGGCAGCGCCGCCCTGATCGTGGCGCACGAGAACACGAAGGCGAACATGGCCCGGATGGACCTCTACTCGGGTGCGAACGCCGCCTCGCTAACCACGACGACGTTCGTCGACCGCTTCTCGCTGCTCGAGGACATCGACCGCGTCGAGCTGTACTACTTCGGACCCGCCCACACCGATGGCGACATCATCGTTGTCTTCCCCGCCAAGGGGGTGGCGTACATGGGAGGCCTGTTTCCTTCGAAGGCGACGCCGGTCATCGACAGGCAGAACGGCGGCAGCGGCGTGGCCTTCCCCGACACGCTGGCGAAGGCGGTTGCCGGGATCCCGGGTGTGAGTCGTGTGATCACGGGCCACGGTGAGGCTCCTGTGACCTACGCCGGAAGGGGTCGCCGGGAAACCGGGGCGGACCGCCCCTGGACGGGGTTCATGACGTGGGAAGATCTGAAGGAGTACGCCGACTTCAACCGCGACTTTCTGGCGGCCACGGAAGAGGCCTTCCGGGCCGGCCTGAGCGTCGACGAGGCGGCGGCGACCCTCGATCTGCCTGAGCGCTACGGGGACTACGGCATGGAACACGCGAGAGCGAACATCGAGGCGATCTATGACGAGCTGGCGAACAGGTAG
- a CDS encoding cyclase family protein, protein MKATHLTLGIACILLTGACAATPEEATEPASSPEPAPSYSPESRDLAQADIERLMEELSNWGRWGDDDQLGTANLITREKRLEALALATEGISVSLAHPLIIEQAVDVPFPFERAILRLPDPDEEPAFRGGVSDRYEISYHGYSHSHIDALCHILYKGKMYNGYSQDTVTGEGCTRSSIFNLRGGIVTRGIVFDIPRLKGVPYLEPGTPIYTEDLEAFEEMAGLRVRSGDAVFIRTGRWARRAELGPWNVSQNAAGLHASTMPWVRSRDISFIGSDAALDVVPSLVEGVDLPVHTLTIVAMGLDIFDNQDLEAVAETAAELGRWEFLLVAGPLAVETGTGSPINALAIF, encoded by the coding sequence ATGAAAGCCACACATCTGACGCTCGGTATTGCGTGCATCCTGCTGACTGGCGCCTGCGCGGCGACCCCGGAGGAGGCGACTGAGCCGGCATCCTCGCCGGAACCCGCCCCGAGCTACTCGCCCGAATCGCGCGATCTCGCCCAAGCGGACATCGAGCGCCTGATGGAGGAGCTATCCAACTGGGGTCGCTGGGGTGACGACGACCAGCTCGGGACGGCCAACCTGATCACCCGGGAGAAGCGCCTCGAGGCCCTGGCGCTGGCGACGGAGGGCATCTCCGTCTCGCTCGCCCATCCCCTGATCATCGAGCAGGCCGTCGACGTGCCGTTTCCGTTCGAGCGCGCGATCCTGCGACTGCCCGATCCCGACGAGGAGCCCGCCTTTCGCGGCGGCGTCAGCGACCGCTACGAGATCAGCTACCACGGTTACTCGCACAGCCACATCGACGCGCTGTGCCACATCCTCTACAAGGGGAAGATGTACAACGGCTACTCGCAGGACACGGTGACCGGGGAAGGCTGCACGCGGTCTTCGATCTTCAACCTCCGGGGCGGCATCGTCACGAGGGGCATCGTCTTCGATATCCCCCGCCTGAAGGGCGTGCCGTACCTCGAGCCGGGGACGCCGATCTACACCGAGGATCTCGAAGCCTTCGAGGAGATGGCCGGACTCCGCGTCCGTTCCGGCGACGCCGTCTTCATCCGCACCGGGCGCTGGGCGCGGCGCGCCGAACTCGGGCCCTGGAATGTGTCGCAGAACGCGGCCGGCCTCCATGCCTCGACGATGCCCTGGGTGCGCTCCCGCGACATCTCGTTCATCGGCTCGGATGCTGCGCTCGACGTGGTTCCGTCGCTGGTGGAGGGCGTGGACCTTCCGGTCCACACCCTGACGATCGTCGCCATGGGCCTCGACATCTTCGACAACCAGGACCTCGAGGCCGTCGCCGAAACGGCGGCCGAGCTGGGTCGCTGGGAGTTCCTGCTCGTGGCGGGGCCGCTGGCCGTCGAAACCGGAACCGGCTCGCCGATCAACGCACTGGCGATCTTCTGA
- a CDS encoding acyl-CoA dehydrogenase family protein, with protein sequence MIDFEIPQETKAVRAKVRDFVQNECIPAEEGCTPENFDEVLAELRKKARSQGLWCPFIPEEHGGMGLKPLANALVQMELGESFLGALSLNTQGPDDATMLTLLENGTDDQKERFLKPLLAGEKRICYSMTERAAGADATGMQTSAVLDGDNYVLNGEKWFSSSASVADVALVMAKTDPDVARHRQFSTFLVELPNPGYRIVRDIETMQPHTDLGLKLGGSHSEIRIENLIVPKENLLGGRGQGFAMGQHRLAYGRLRHGMHNVARAQRALDLAVGHAVKRVTFGKRLADRQGVRWMLADCAAELYKARLMLLHIAYKAENGMDLRNENGIAKVFLANMVHQVVDTALQLHGALGYSMDTPLAGWYRAVRAQRLVDGPDEVHRWRTGKNVVQAFEAHGTCASACGGDLL encoded by the coding sequence ATGATCGATTTCGAGATTCCACAAGAGACCAAGGCGGTCCGCGCCAAGGTGCGCGACTTCGTCCAGAACGAGTGCATCCCGGCCGAAGAGGGATGCACGCCGGAGAACTTCGACGAGGTGCTCGCGGAGCTCCGCAAAAAGGCGAGGTCGCAGGGGCTGTGGTGCCCCTTCATCCCGGAGGAGCACGGCGGCATGGGCCTGAAGCCGCTGGCCAATGCGCTGGTCCAGATGGAGCTCGGCGAGAGCTTCCTCGGCGCGCTCTCGCTCAACACGCAAGGCCCCGACGACGCGACCATGCTGACGCTGCTCGAGAACGGCACCGACGACCAGAAGGAGCGCTTCCTGAAGCCTCTGCTGGCGGGCGAGAAGCGCATCTGCTACTCGATGACCGAGCGAGCCGCCGGCGCGGACGCCACGGGCATGCAGACCTCCGCCGTACTCGACGGAGACAACTACGTGCTAAACGGCGAGAAGTGGTTCAGCTCCTCCGCGAGCGTCGCCGACGTCGCCCTCGTCATGGCGAAGACCGATCCCGACGTCGCCCGGCACCGGCAGTTCTCGACGTTTCTCGTCGAGCTGCCGAACCCCGGCTACAGGATCGTCCGCGACATCGAGACGATGCAGCCGCACACCGACCTCGGCCTGAAACTCGGAGGCTCGCACTCGGAGATTCGCATCGAGAACCTCATCGTCCCGAAGGAGAACCTCCTCGGTGGCCGCGGCCAGGGCTTCGCAATGGGCCAGCACCGCCTCGCCTACGGGCGATTGCGTCACGGCATGCACAATGTCGCAAGGGCACAGCGCGCCCTCGACCTCGCCGTCGGGCACGCCGTGAAACGGGTGACCTTCGGCAAGCGCCTCGCCGACCGCCAGGGGGTTCGCTGGATGCTCGCCGACTGCGCCGCCGAGCTCTACAAAGCCCGGCTCATGCTGCTCCACATCGCCTACAAGGCGGAGAATGGCATGGACCTGCGCAACGAGAACGGCATCGCCAAGGTCTTCCTCGCCAACATGGTGCACCAGGTGGTCGACACCGCGCTCCAGCTCCACGGCGCCCTGGGCTACAGCATGGACACGCCGCTGGCCGGCTGGTATCGCGCCGTCCGCGCGCAGCGTCTGGTCGACGGGCCGGACGAGGTCCATCGCTGGCGCACCGGCAAGAACGTCGTGCAGGCGTTCGAGGCGCACGGCACCTGCGCGTCGGCCTGCGGCGGCGATCTCCTTTGA